The region AGGTTATCCCCTCCACTCTCGATAAAGATTAGTTCTAGGTTAGGGAAGCGATGTGCTAGCTCCTCTACAGCCTCTAGGTTCATACTTGCATCTTCGCGTATGGCTGTATGAGGACATCCTCCTGTCTCTACACCGATAATTCTATCTTTCGCTAATAAGCTGTTCTTAGCCATAAACTCAGCATCTACACGAGTGTAAATATCATTAGTGATAACTGCCAAGTCATACTCGTTTAACAGTCTTCGGCTCAAACGTTCTAATAGGGCTGTCTTACCTGATCCGACAGGTCCTCCTACTCCTATTTTGATATATTTTCTATCTTCC is a window of Myroides oncorhynchi DNA encoding:
- the ureG gene encoding urease accessory protein UreG, which produces MEDRKYIKIGVGGPVGSGKTALLERLSRRLLNEYDLAVITNDIYTRVDAEFMAKNSLLAKDRIIGVETGGCPHTAIREDASMNLEAVEELAHRFPNLELIFIESGGDNLSSTFSPDLADITIFVLDVAEGEKMPSKGGPAITRSDLLLINKMDLAPYVGADLNVMETDARRVRKGAPFLFSNLKTGEGLEDIVGWIKKYALLEDIDEPNLLR